The DNA sequence AAGCGCAGCTATTAGCGCTTGCAATCCCCAGAACCTCACTTACAGCAACGAAGTGCCTCCAAATGGAACATACATGCCATGGAACCTCATGGAAAGCATCATCAGTGTGCCTGGCTCACGGCAATACATAACCATCGTAAATCTTACGCCTCATAGATTTGTGTTGCAGAATACCCATTCTTATCAGATGACAACGTTTGATTGGGGTGATGTTCCCCAAGGCCATTCCCGCCAGGTATGTACACCATAATAGAACTGATATCATTGCTGTAGCTCATCCAAATGAGGCTAATTTGGGTATTTTAGAACATTGTTGTCTATACGAACAAGGCCGGAGCATCGGCTGTGGATGATAATGGCGAGGCGTACTACGCTATCGATGGGACTGACAAAACATTCTTCATCAGAGCAACGACTCATATCCCCGACACATATCCAGCCAGAACTGTAATTGATCTTACTGGGATGGGTCAGGGTCAGCGCGAGTACTTGGATCCAGCGGAACAATCTCCAGTGACGTTGGTGATTACGGGCAGCGATAGCTATGGCTTCATTACATCAATCAAATATGGCCCTGGAAACTGGATGAAGAATATGTACGACGTGATTCAAGACAGACAACTCCAGCACATTGTCATGCCAGGCACCCATGACGCGGGAATGTCTACAATCAGCAACCAGATTATTGGTGGAGGCATCAGCGAAAATACACAGACTCAAGGCATCAACATCTACGATCAGCTCTATGCAGGCTCGAGATATTTCGATCTGCGCGTTGGATCAGTGCATTCCGTCACGAATACTTCCAACTACAGCTTTTGGACCATGCACGTCAACGACGAGACGGCTGAGATCGCCCTTGGCAACACAGGAGAATCGCTTGATAGTATTGTTAGCGAGATCAACCAATTTACGGCTGAAAGCCCGGGAGAAGTCATCATCTTTCACGTCCGATATCTGATTGGCATACGCGAAGTGCCATCGCTTGGGCCCATTTACTGGACCAACTCAATTGTCAACGATTTCTTCAGCAAGCTGAGAGGTGTAAACAATCGCTGCGGCAACCTGGACACTAGCAGCACCTTCAACCAAAAGCCAGCGTCTTATTTCATGGATCAAAATGGAGGAAACGGCTGTGTGTTGTTCCTCCTTGCTGGTGATTTACAGTCCGGTGTCCCCCAGGACTCGGTATCCGACGGCATTTACCAAGCCAACGTCCTCTCTATCAATGATGATTGGTCTAACTTGGGCGACACTCAGCCTATGGCGGAAGATCAGGCATCCGACTGGAAGGCAGTGGTTCGAGGAGGTAGCTCTGACACGTTCCATATAGATCAATGGCTTGTGAGCGCAGACATCTTCACTACGACCCTATATACTATTGAGGGCATTGGAATTATGCCCACCAACCCAGCGCTCTACTGGATGGGCGTTAACAACATGAGTCCTCAGAGTTGGCCAACAGTTATACTTACCGATTACATTGGCGTCGTCGTAAAGGGCCAACACAGCTGGGATCAGCTTAGCGCCGATATGTATACTCTTGCCGTCGGCCTGAATCTGTACATGGTCAGCGAAAACTGCAATGTGAGCTCTGTTTCGCCTCTTTCAGGCGCAAACTCGGAACTCAAAATGGCTAGTTTGGCGGAGTCTTGGAAAGGCATCGTCTACGCAAATGGAACAGTGGTTAATGAGCCGCCACGGCACTTGCATCCTGGCCGTGTTGGGATGTTAAAGAAGGGAACTGTGTTTATGAATGGTACCGTGTTGGAGGCAGATGTTAGAAATCCC is a window from the Trichoderma atroviride chromosome 5, complete sequence genome containing:
- a CDS encoding uncharacterized protein (EggNog:ENOG41~SECRETED:SignalP(1-22)); translated protein: MRFKTLLAAASWGWIFATRSAAISACNPQNLTYSNEVPPNGTYMPWNLMESIISVPGSRQYITIVNLTPHRFVLQNTHSYQMTTFDWGDVPQGHSRQNIVVYTNKAGASAVDDNGEAYYAIDGTDKTFFIRATTHIPDTYPARTVIDLTGMGQGQREYLDPAEQSPVTLVITGSDSYGFITSIKYGPGNWMKNMYDVIQDRQLQHIVMPGTHDAGMSTISNQIIGGGISENTQTQGINIYDQLYAGSRYFDLRVGSVHSVTNTSNYSFWTMHVNDETAEIALGNTGESLDSIVSEINQFTAESPGEVIIFHVRYLIGIREVPSLGPIYWTNSIVNDFFSKLRGVNNRCGNLDTSSTFNQKPASYFMDQNGGNGCVLFLLAGDLQSGVPQDSVSDGIYQANVLSINDDWSNLGDTQPMAEDQASDWKAVVRGGSSDTFHIDQWLVSADIFTTTLYTIEGIGIMPTNPALYWMGVNNMSPQSWPTVILTDYIGVVVKGQHSWDQLSADMYTLAVGLNLYMVSENCNVSSVSPLSGANSELKMASLAESWKGIVYANGTVVNEPPRHLHPGRVGMLKKGTVFMNGTVLEADVRNPDFDSIVA